One candidate division WOR-1 bacterium RIFOXYB2_FULL_36_35 genomic window, GTTCCCCTGTTTACACTGAAGTTCTTTCTGCATTATTTAATTCCCCATCCAAGCCTAAAGTTGTAAATTATGTATATGGGTTGGGGGGAAGAGATATAAATACGAATGATATAAAATCTGTTTTTGAAAATTTAAAAAAGGTCGAGGATTTAAAAGATAAAAATTATCTTGGAGTGAGGATGTAAATAATGGTTAGCATTAAAGAATTAATAGATAGACCGGAAGCTTTATGCGGTGGGCACAGAGCTTGTGCCGGATGCGGGGCTCCAATAGTTGCTCGACAAGTTCTTTTAGCTTCTCCTGATCCTGTTGTTGTTGTTTCTGCTACGGGATGTCTTGAGGTTACAACGACTATTTTTCCGTATACTGCATGGAATGTCCCGTTTTTACATAATGCTTTTGAAAATTCAGCTGCTACAATGTCAGGAGTTGTCGCTGCATATGAAGCTTTTAAAAAGAAGAAAAAGATTGAAGGAAAAATAAATTTTGTTGCTTTTGGCGGAGATGGCGGGACTTATGACATAGGTTTTCAGTCTTTGTCTGGCGCTATGGAGAGAGGTCATAATCTTCTTTATGTTTGTTATAATAATGAAGGTTATATGAATACTGGCATACAGCGTTCGGGCGCCACGCCTAAAGGATCTAATACAACTACTGAGCCTGCAGGTAAAGTTCGCCAAGGTAAAGTGAAATTTTCAAAAGATTTAACCCAAATTATTGCCGCGCATAATATTCCTTATGTTGCTCAATCTATAGTAGGGGATTTTATAGATTTAACAAAGAAAGCAGAAAAAGCATTTTCTATAGAAGGCGCAAAATTTCTTAATGTTCTTCAGCCTTGCAGATTGGGATGGGCTTATAAAGAAGAAGAGACCTGTCAGTTGGGAAGAGATGCTTTTGATGCCTGCATTTGGCCTTTATATGAAGTGGAAAAGGGGATTCTTAAGATTACAAAAAAACCGAGAGAAAAAAAGCCTGTAGACTTTTTCCTTAAAAAGCAAGGGCGTTTTCGCCATTTGTTTAAACCAGGGAATGAGCAGATATTGAAAGATATCCAAGATGAGGTTGACAGGCGTTGGGATGTTTTACTTTCCAAAGATGGTAAACAAATATTTTAAGGGGGGTAAGATATGAATAAAAAAGAACTTGCACAGAAGGTCGCGAATCAAGTTGGTATAACAAAAAGTAAGGCGGAACAGGTAATTGATTCTACACTTAATAGTATTACAGAGTCGTTGGTTAATCAGGAAAAAGTTCGTTTGGTTGGATTTGGAAATTTTGTTGTAAGGACAAGAGCCGGAAGAATTGGAAGAAATCCTCAAACCGGTCAGAAAATAGATATATCCTCTTCTAAATCACCTGCTTTTGTGCCAGGATTTAATCTTAAGAAGGCTGTTAAAAATAAATCGACGATTACACCTTAAACTTATTTAAATGATTGATAAAAAACATCAAGAGGAAATTTCCAAGTTGTTGGATGTGCTGCCTCCTCTTATAAAAATTTATCTTGAAAATCATGCCAATATAAACAGTCTGATAGAAGTTGTATTGGATCTTGGAAAACATCCGGAAGCCCGTTTTTCCGGTGAATTTCCTTTTTATTTTCAGGATAAGGTTATAACTCAAGAAGATATTAATTTTGTCACGGGTAAGATAAGTCACTTTACTTCTGATAATCGGGCGGGGATTGAAAGGACTCTTCACAGGATATCTGCTATAAAAAATAGGATGGGTAGGGTTGTTGGTTTGACTTGTAGGGTGGGGCGGGCAATATATGGAACTAATGATATTATTCGTGACATAATAGAATCTGAAAAAAACATCTTATTTTTAGGTCCCCCTGGAATTGGAAAGACTACAAAACTTAGAGAAGCTGCTCGTATATTATCTGACCAGTTTGATAAACGGGTTGTAGTTGTGGATACAAGCAACGAAATCGCGGGCGATGGTGATATTCCGCATTTAGGCATAGGAAAAGCGCGCCGTATGCAAGTTCCATCTCCTGACATGCAGCATAAAATCATGATTGAGGCAGTAGAAAATCATATGCCTGAGGTTATTATAGTTGATGAGATAGGTACGGAGGAGGAAGCTTTAGCTTGCAGGACAATAGCGGAACGGGGAGTTCAGTTGATTGCGACGGCACACGGTAAGGTTTTGGAAAATTTAATGTCTAACCCGACTCTTGCGGATCTTATAGGGGGTATTCAAACGGTTATATTGGGAGATGAAGAGGCTAAGCGTCGCCGTACTCAAAAATCTATTTTAGAAAGAAAAGCGCCTCCTACTTTTGATATTTTGGTAGAGATAAGAGAAAGAGATACTTTTGCTGTTTACCATAATGTTGCAAATGCTGTTGATCTTATACTCAGGAAAAAATTGCCAAAACCTGAGATGCGTTTTCGTTCGGAAGATGGCAGAATAGAAATAGATAAGCCTGAATTAGATATGCAGGAGCCTACAGATGAAGAGGCTGAAAGAGTTTTATCTGAAAAAGAAAATGAACTTTTAAGAATATATCCTTTTGGAGTTAATAGACAGGATGTTGAACGTAATATATTGTCTATGCAGCTTCCTGCGATGGCTGTAAAAAATCTTGATGAAGCAGATATGATTTTAACTATAAAGACAAAAGCCCGTCCTGGAACTAAAATAATGCGGTCTGCCGAAGAACATAATATCCCTGTGCATGTTATAAAAAAGAATGTATCTTCGCAAATTGTGAAATTTTTAAAGTTTCATTTTCATGTCGGTGGTTCAGATGAATTGGAAGCAGCCGCATTAAAAGAAATAGAAGAAGCTATACATACGGTACAAAACACAGGAAAAAGGGTAGATGTTAATCCTCAAAATTCTTATATTAGAAGAATTCAGCATCAATTAGTTGAGAAGGTTAAACTTCATTCTGAATCTGTGGGAGAAGAACCCGAAAGAAGAGTTAGAGTTTATCCCTCTTGAATTTCTAAATATATTATTCTTAGTATTGCAAGTATTGGCGCGGCAAAAAACAGACCAAACGCCCCGATTAGTTTCCCTAAAACAAGCATTGCAATAATTATTGCAATAGGATGGAGATTTAATTTTACCCCGAGGATTTTTGGAACTAAAATGGAATTTTCAAGCAACTGTAACCCCATGTAGAACAAAAAAACTTTTAACGCTAAGATCGGAGAAGTTAAAAATGCTATTGTAACTGCCGGGACTCCTCCAATCCATGGACCGATAAATGGAATCGCTTCTGTAATCCCTGCTATTATTCCTAATATTATGTAGTATTTTACTCCTAAAAGAAAAAGACCTATTGTACTTGTTGTTCCTATAAAGAAACAGAGCATAGTTACTCCTTTTATGTAATTATTCAAAACATCATTAACTTCTTTTACACCCTTTTCTACTTTATTGTGGTTTTTAAATGGCAATAATGATATAACCCCTTTTTTTATTGAATCTTTATCTTTTAGTAAATAGTAAGTTAATATTGGGATTATAATAAGTTGAATGAATCTGCTGCTTACGGACAATATACTTTTGATTATTTGTTCTGCAAGAGAAACAGCAGTACTTACAAGGTTGTTAAAACTTTGAATTATCGCATTTTCCAAAGATTGTGGTATTGACTGTCCTGCATACCACATTCTGAGGTTATTAACGAGTTGTTTTATTTCACTTATGTATTTTGGTATATTTTGGCCGAAAAGCCTGAATTCATTTGCCAAAGGAGGAATTATGAACCTGAAAAACAGATAAAAAACAGAAAAAATCAAAGCAAATGCTATTAATATTGATATTTGCACAGGGAGGTTTAGGCCTTTAGGCCTTTTGCAGGAGAGTAAGGTAACTATAGGATTTAAAATATAAAAGAGAATAAAAGAAATTATTACGGGAACTAGCACATCACTTACATAATAAAGAATGGCAAGTATTAATAATACAATGACAAAACGCCATAAAAGTTTTTTATTATCATTTATTTTCTCATTCATTGTTTTGACATTATATTATAGACTAAATGTTTTTTCCAGTTCTTATCATCAGACAGAGGAAAGTCAATTCTAAAGTGGGCTCCGCGAGATTCTTTTCTGTTAATTGCCGCATAGCATATAAGCTTTGCGACTTGAGTCATATTTTTTAATTCGATTTCTTCTTTTGCAGATGGATTTTTTGATATTTCTTTTTCAACGGCTTTTATTTTCTCCAAAGCAGTTTTTAGGCCTTTTGCTTGCCTTAAAATTCCGACGTTTTGCCACATATTACTTTTGATCGTAAGCTTTAATTTTTGAATGTTTTGTAATCCAATGTTTTTATTTAGTTTTGATGGTTTTATTTTTTTTATTGTTATTTTTTCTTTAATTCTTTCCGAAGCTTTTAGCGCCGCGCGGTGGCCGAATACGAGACCATCAAGCAAAGAATTGCTAGCCAATCTGTTTGCTCCGTGGATTCCAATGGAGGAACATTCTCCGGCGGCAAAAAGGGAAAGAATGCTCGTTTGACCATTCAAATCGGTTTTTATCCCTCCC contains:
- a CDS encoding pyruvate ferredoxin oxidoreductase (catalyzes the formation of acetyl-CoA from pyruvate and coenzyme A): MVSIKELIDRPEALCGGHRACAGCGAPIVARQVLLASPDPVVVVSATGCLEVTTTIFPYTAWNVPFLHNAFENSAATMSGVVAAYEAFKKKKKIEGKINFVAFGGDGGTYDIGFQSLSGAMERGHNLLYVCYNNEGYMNTGIQRSGATPKGSNTTTEPAGKVRQGKVKFSKDLTQIIAAHNIPYVAQSIVGDFIDLTKKAEKAFSIEGAKFLNVLQPCRLGWAYKEEETCQLGRDAFDACIWPLYEVEKGILKITKKPREKKPVDFFLKKQGRFRHLFKPGNEQILKDIQDEVDRRWDVLLSKDGKQIF
- a CDS encoding DNA-binding protein HU (histone-like DNA-binding protein) — encoded protein: MNKKELAQKVANQVGITKSKAEQVIDSTLNSITESLVNQEKVRLVGFGNFVVRTRAGRIGRNPQTGQKIDISSSKSPAFVPGFNLKKAVKNKSTITP
- a CDS encoding single-stranded DNA-binding protein, whose translation is MIDKKHQEEISKLLDVLPPLIKIYLENHANINSLIEVVLDLGKHPEARFSGEFPFYFQDKVITQEDINFVTGKISHFTSDNRAGIERTLHRISAIKNRMGRVVGLTCRVGRAIYGTNDIIRDIIESEKNILFLGPPGIGKTTKLREAARILSDQFDKRVVVVDTSNEIAGDGDIPHLGIGKARRMQVPSPDMQHKIMIEAVENHMPEVIIVDEIGTEEEALACRTIAERGVQLIATAHGKVLENLMSNPTLADLIGGIQTVILGDEEAKRRRTQKSILERKAPPTFDILVEIRERDTFAVYHNVANAVDLILRKKLPKPEMRFRSEDGRIEIDKPELDMQEPTDEEAERVLSEKENELLRIYPFGVNRQDVERNILSMQLPAMAVKNLDEADMILTIKTKARPGTKIMRSAEEHNIPVHVIKKNVSSQIVKFLKFHFHVGGSDELEAAALKEIEEAIHTVQNTGKRVDVNPQNSYIRRIQHQLVEKVKLHSESVGEEPERRVRVYPS